The following are encoded in a window of Pseudomonas sp. JQ170C genomic DNA:
- a CDS encoding class I SAM-dependent methyltransferase, whose translation MAPVPLQQALGELLGDARLVVSDLPECSLKLWLIDAQNMDREFSPEETRRILHEPPYWSFCWASGLAMARYLAEHPEWVAGKRVLDFGAGSGIAGIAAARAGALEVVACDLDPLALDACRANAALNGVELSYSSDFFQEADRFDLILVADVLYDRANLPLLDAFLSRGRQALVADSRVRDFSHPLYQPLGVLEALTLPDLAEPHEFRRVSLYHASR comes from the coding sequence ATGGCGCCTGTTCCGCTGCAACAAGCCCTGGGTGAACTGCTCGGTGACGCCCGCCTGGTGGTCAGCGATCTGCCTGAATGCTCGCTCAAGCTTTGGCTGATCGACGCGCAGAACATGGACCGCGAGTTCAGCCCCGAAGAAACCCGACGCATCCTCCACGAGCCACCTTACTGGAGCTTTTGCTGGGCCAGCGGCCTGGCGATGGCCCGCTACCTGGCCGAGCACCCCGAGTGGGTTGCCGGCAAGCGCGTGCTGGACTTTGGCGCAGGCTCAGGCATCGCCGGCATTGCCGCTGCACGGGCTGGCGCTCTGGAGGTAGTGGCCTGCGACCTCGACCCGCTGGCGCTGGATGCCTGCCGGGCCAACGCTGCGCTCAACGGCGTGGAGCTGAGCTACTCCAGCGATTTTTTTCAGGAAGCCGACCGCTTCGACCTGATCCTGGTGGCGGATGTGCTCTATGACCGGGCCAACCTGCCGCTGCTCGATGCATTCCTCAGCCGTGGCCGCCAGGCACTGGTGGCCGACTCACGCGTGCGGGACTTCAGCCACCCCCTGTACCAGCCGCTGGGCGTGCTTGAAGCCCTGACCTTGCCGGACCTGGCCGAGCCCCACGAATTCCGCCGGGTCAGCCTGTACCACGCCAGTCGCTGA
- the trxA gene encoding thioredoxin, which yields MSQDTPYVFDTTAADFDQLVIANSHHKPVLVDFWAEWCAPCKALMPLLAQITESYQGELLLAKVNCDIEQDIVARFGIRSLPTVVLFKDGQPVDGFAGAQPESAIRALLEPHVQMPPPAAADPLEQAQAFFTEGRFSEAEVTLKTLLGEDNSNAAALILYARCLAERGELGEAQTVLDAVKSDAHKADLAGAKAQLTFLRQAASLPEVADLKARLAQNGEDDEAAYQLCIKQLSRQQYEAALEGLLKLFGRNRGYEGGLPHKTLLQVFDLLGNDHPLVGTYRRKLFAALY from the coding sequence ATGAGCCAAGACACCCCCTACGTTTTCGATACCACCGCTGCCGATTTCGATCAGTTGGTGATCGCCAACTCCCACCACAAACCGGTGCTGGTGGATTTCTGGGCCGAGTGGTGCGCGCCATGCAAGGCGCTGATGCCGTTGCTGGCACAGATCACCGAGAGCTATCAGGGCGAGCTGCTGCTGGCCAAGGTGAACTGCGACATCGAGCAAGACATCGTCGCCCGCTTCGGCATTCGCAGCCTGCCGACCGTGGTGCTGTTCAAGGATGGCCAGCCGGTTGACGGCTTTGCCGGCGCACAACCTGAGTCGGCCATTCGCGCCCTGCTCGAACCCCATGTACAGATGCCGCCACCGGCCGCTGCCGATCCGCTGGAACAGGCTCAGGCATTTTTCACCGAAGGTCGGTTCAGCGAAGCCGAAGTCACACTCAAGACCCTGCTCGGTGAAGACAACAGCAACGCCGCCGCACTGATCCTGTATGCACGTTGCCTAGCCGAACGCGGCGAGCTGGGTGAAGCCCAGACCGTGCTCGATGCGGTCAAGAGTGATGCGCACAAGGCCGACCTGGCGGGCGCCAAGGCCCAGCTGACGTTCCTGCGTCAGGCTGCCAGCCTGCCGGAAGTCGCTGACCTGAAGGCCCGTCTGGCGCAGAACGGCGAGGATGATGAAGCGGCTTATCAGCTGTGCATCAAGCAGCTGTCGCGTCAGCAATACGAAGCGGCACTGGAAGGCTTGCTGAAGCTGTTTGGCCGTAACCGTGGCTACGAGGGCGGGTTGCCGCACAAAACGCTGCTGCAGGTGTTCGACCTGCTGGGCAATGATCATCCGCTGGTGGGAACGTACCGCCGCAAGTTGTTTGCCGCGTTGTATTGA
- a CDS encoding DUF2796 domain-containing protein, producing the protein MRRLLLALPFAVLPLAVAHAHEDHDHAHGSLAAHEHGVARLNVVLDGKALELELVSPAMNLVGFEHAASSDADKAKVAAARAQLEKPLALFALARAANCSESEQELQSPLFGDKPAVDDEGEAHAAGHSEIHAHYQLDCEKPDNLTGLDLSPLFKAFPATQKIQLQLIGPNGQQGVEATPANASIKF; encoded by the coding sequence ATGCGTCGTCTGCTGCTTGCCTTGCCGTTCGCTGTACTGCCCCTGGCCGTTGCCCATGCTCATGAAGACCACGATCACGCCCACGGCAGCCTCGCCGCACATGAGCACGGGGTTGCCCGCCTCAATGTGGTGCTCGACGGCAAGGCGCTGGAGCTTGAGCTGGTAAGCCCGGCGATGAATCTGGTCGGCTTTGAACACGCCGCCAGCAGCGACGCCGACAAGGCCAAGGTCGCCGCCGCACGCGCCCAGCTGGAGAAGCCTCTGGCGTTGTTTGCCCTGGCCAGGGCGGCCAACTGCAGCGAGTCTGAACAAGAGCTTCAAAGCCCGCTGTTCGGGGACAAGCCGGCAGTGGATGACGAGGGTGAAGCGCACGCGGCCGGCCACAGTGAGATCCACGCCCATTACCAGCTCGACTGCGAGAAGCCCGACAACCTCACGGGCCTGGACCTGAGCCCGCTGTTCAAAGCCTTCCCCGCCACCCAGAAAATTCAGCTACAACTGATCGGACCCAATGGCCAGCAGGGTGTCGAAGCGACTCCGGCCAACGCCTCGATAAAATTCTGA
- a CDS encoding ABC transporter ATP-binding protein, with protein MSQALIELTDLGFAWPGQAPLLDIPALRLEAGESLFLKGPSGSGKTTLLGLLGGVQKPDRGTICLLGQDLSQLKLAARDRFRVDHTGYIFQQFNLLPFLSVRENVELPCRFSRSRAQRACERHGSIDQAAATLLAHLGLKDPDLLARRADSLSIGQQQRVAAARALIGQPELVIADEPTSALDADTREAFIRLLFAECREAGSSLLFVSHDQSLAPLFDRQLSLAELNRAAVSANDLEA; from the coding sequence ATGAGCCAGGCACTGATTGAACTGACCGACCTGGGCTTTGCCTGGCCGGGCCAAGCCCCTCTTCTGGATATCCCCGCACTACGCCTTGAGGCCGGTGAATCACTGTTTCTCAAAGGCCCAAGCGGTAGCGGCAAAACCACACTGCTGGGGTTGCTCGGCGGCGTGCAAAAGCCCGACCGAGGCACTATCTGCCTGCTGGGCCAGGACTTGAGCCAATTGAAGCTGGCCGCCCGCGATCGGTTTCGGGTTGATCACACCGGCTACATTTTCCAGCAGTTCAACTTGCTGCCGTTTCTGTCGGTGCGGGAAAACGTCGAACTGCCGTGCCGCTTCTCGCGCAGCCGCGCGCAACGCGCCTGTGAACGCCACGGCAGCATCGACCAGGCCGCCGCTACCCTCCTCGCCCACCTGGGGCTCAAAGACCCTGACCTGCTTGCCCGGCGTGCCGACAGCCTGTCCATTGGCCAACAGCAACGGGTGGCTGCCGCCCGGGCACTGATCGGCCAACCGGAGCTGGTGATCGCCGACGAGCCGACCTCGGCCCTGGATGCCGACACCCGCGAAGCCTTCATTCGCCTGTTGTTCGCCGAATGCCGGGAGGCCGGCTCCAGCCTGCTGTTCGTCAGTCATGACCAGAGCCTGGCCCCGCTGTTCGATCGTCAGTTGTCACTGGCCGAACTCAACCGCGCGGCCGTTTCAGCCAACGACCTGGAGGCCTGA
- a CDS encoding ABC transporter permease: MYLLRLALASLANRRFTAFLTAFAIALSVCLLLAVERVRTEARASFASTISGTDLIVGARSGSVNLLLYSVFRIGNATNNIRWDSYEHYANDKRVKWAIPISLGDSHRGYRVMGTTASYFEHYQYGRRQNLQLAQGRAFATDPFEVVLGAEVADALHYKLGDKLVLAHGVAAISLVKHDDKPFTVVGVLQRTGTPVDRTLHISLGGMEAIHIDWHNGVPARGAGKISAEQARNMDLEPAAITAFMLGLNNKIATFSLQREINEYRNEPLLAILPGVALQELWSLMGTAEQALFVVSLFVVLTGLIGMLTAILTSLNERRREMAILRSVGARPWHIAGLLVLEALALAVAGIAAGLGLLYLGIALAQGYVQANYGLFLPLAWPSAHEWSLLGVILGAALLMGSVPAWRAYRQSLADGLSIHL; encoded by the coding sequence ATGTACCTGCTTCGTCTTGCCCTGGCGAGCCTCGCCAACCGCCGCTTCACCGCCTTCCTGACTGCCTTCGCCATCGCCCTTTCGGTGTGCCTGTTGCTGGCCGTGGAGCGCGTGCGTACCGAAGCCCGCGCCAGCTTTGCCAGCACCATCAGCGGCACCGACCTGATCGTTGGCGCCCGTTCGGGCTCGGTGAATCTGCTGCTGTACTCGGTGTTCCGTATCGGCAATGCCACCAACAACATTCGTTGGGACAGTTATGAGCACTACGCCAACGACAAACGCGTGAAATGGGCCATCCCCATCTCGCTCGGCGACTCGCATCGCGGCTACCGGGTCATGGGCACCACCGCCAGTTACTTCGAGCATTACCAGTACGGCCGCAGGCAAAACCTGCAACTGGCCCAGGGCCGAGCCTTCGCAACCGACCCCTTCGAGGTGGTTCTGGGCGCCGAAGTCGCCGATGCGCTGCACTACAAGCTCGGTGACAAACTGGTACTGGCCCACGGTGTGGCCGCCATCAGCCTGGTCAAGCACGACGACAAGCCCTTCACCGTGGTCGGTGTGCTGCAACGCACCGGCACGCCGGTAGACCGCACCCTGCACATCAGCCTGGGCGGCATGGAAGCGATCCACATCGACTGGCACAACGGCGTACCGGCCCGTGGCGCCGGCAAGATCAGCGCCGAGCAGGCGCGCAACATGGACCTTGAACCGGCGGCCATCACTGCGTTCATGCTGGGCCTGAACAACAAGATCGCCACGTTCAGCCTGCAGCGCGAGATCAACGAATATCGCAACGAGCCGCTGCTGGCGATCCTGCCCGGCGTCGCCCTGCAGGAGCTCTGGAGCCTGATGGGCACCGCCGAGCAGGCACTGTTCGTGGTCTCGCTGTTTGTGGTCCTGACCGGCCTGATCGGCATGCTCACCGCGATTCTGACCAGCCTGAACGAGCGGCGCCGGGAAATGGCCATTCTGCGTTCGGTGGGGGCCCGCCCGTGGCATATTGCCGGGCTGCTGGTGCTTGAGGCGCTGGCACTGGCGGTAGCCGGCATCGCCGCCGGCCTGGGCCTGTTGTACCTGGGGATTGCCCTGGCCCAGGGCTATGTACAAGCCAACTACGGGCTGTTCCTGCCCCTGGCCTGGCCCAGCGCGCACGAATGGAGCCTGCTGGGGGTTATTCTGGGCGCCGCGCTCCTGATGGGCAGCGTGCCGGCCTGGCGTGCCTACCGGCAATCCTTGGCCGATGGCCTGTCCATTCACCTGTGA
- a CDS encoding DUF3299 domain-containing protein, with protein sequence MPRLLLSLLLLVTTPLWAKEPRTLEWSQLIPTGAPMIQPQMAPLHDLSQLSDALAAESAPPAHQQSPNAPVVKALDGEQVKLPGYIVPLEVSEEGRTTEFLLVPYYGACIHVPPPPSNQIVHIVSEMGVRVEDLYQPYWIEGRMQVKNISSELADAGYQMDAEKIYAYELE encoded by the coding sequence ATGCCACGCTTACTGCTCTCCCTGTTGCTGCTGGTCACCACGCCCTTGTGGGCCAAAGAGCCACGCACTCTGGAATGGTCGCAACTGATTCCAACCGGTGCGCCGATGATCCAGCCGCAGATGGCGCCCCTGCACGACCTTTCACAGTTGAGCGATGCCCTGGCAGCCGAATCCGCGCCGCCCGCCCACCAGCAATCGCCGAACGCCCCGGTGGTCAAGGCCCTGGACGGGGAGCAGGTGAAGCTGCCGGGCTATATCGTGCCGCTGGAAGTCAGCGAAGAGGGGCGCACTACCGAGTTCTTGCTGGTGCCCTACTACGGCGCCTGCATCCATGTGCCGCCGCCTCCGTCGAACCAGATTGTGCATATCGTCAGCGAGATGGGTGTCAGGGTAGAGGACCTGTATCAACCCTACTGGATCGAAGGGCGGATGCAGGTGAAGAACATCAGCAGCGAGCTGGCAGACGCCGGCTACCAGATGGACGCCGAGAAAATCTACGCGTATGAACTAGAATAA
- a CDS encoding OmpW/AlkL family protein, with protein MNKSLLSASLIALALVAPVAHAHQAGDFILRAGAITTAPNENSGDIKLDGTKMSGTKATLDSDTQLGLAFAYMLTDHIGLELLAATPFQHTVGVKGLGAGLDGKLGDIKQLPPTLSLQYYPLEPTSKFQPYAGIGLNYTMFFDEDLSSNRKAQGFSNMKLKDSVGLAGQLGMDYMITDNILVNAAVWYIDIDTKATIDGPSALGVGKTKVDVDVDPWVYMVGVGYKF; from the coding sequence ATGAACAAGTCCTTGCTCAGCGCCTCGCTTATTGCCCTGGCGCTCGTAGCCCCTGTTGCCCACGCCCACCAGGCTGGCGACTTCATCCTGCGTGCCGGCGCCATCACCACCGCTCCCAACGAGAACAGCGGTGATATCAAGCTCGACGGCACCAAGATGTCCGGCACCAAGGCAACTCTGGACAGCGATACCCAACTGGGCCTGGCATTCGCCTACATGCTGACCGACCACATCGGTCTTGAGCTGCTGGCCGCCACCCCGTTCCAGCACACTGTTGGCGTCAAGGGCCTGGGCGCAGGCCTGGACGGCAAGCTTGGCGACATCAAGCAACTGCCACCGACCCTGTCGCTTCAGTACTACCCGCTGGAACCTACCTCGAAGTTCCAGCCGTACGCCGGTATCGGTCTGAACTACACCATGTTCTTTGACGAAGACCTGAGCAGCAACCGCAAGGCCCAGGGCTTCAGCAACATGAAGCTCAAGGACTCGGTTGGCCTGGCCGGTCAGTTGGGGATGGACTACATGATCACCGACAACATCCTGGTCAACGCTGCGGTCTGGTACATCGACATCGACACCAAGGCCACCATCGACGGCCCGAGCGCCCTGGGTGTAGGCAAGACCAAGGTCGACGTGGATGTCGATCCATGGGTCTACATGGTGGGTGTGGGTTACAAGTTCTAA
- a CDS encoding NAD-dependent epimerase/dehydratase family protein, which translates to MADAPILITGGAGFIGSHLSDALLEKGYAVRILDDLSTGKPANLQLDNPRLELIEGDVADAELVKRVAAGCQAVVHLAAVASVQASVEDPVKTHQSNFIGTLNVCEAMRLNGIKRVLFASSAAVYGNNGEGLAIDEDTPKAPLTPYAVDKLASEQYLDFYRREHGLEPVVFRFFNIFGPRQDPSSPYSGVISIFCERALGGQPIALFGDGEQTRDFVYVGDLINVMVQALALQQVQEGAVNIGLSQATSLNQLLAALKSILGGLPPISHGPARAGDIRHSRANNQRLLARFDFVEPTPFAQGLARLLGR; encoded by the coding sequence ATGGCTGATGCCCCCATTCTGATCACCGGTGGTGCCGGTTTTATTGGCTCTCACCTGAGCGACGCGTTGCTGGAAAAAGGCTACGCGGTGCGCATCCTCGATGATCTGTCCACCGGCAAGCCTGCCAATCTGCAACTGGATAACCCACGCCTTGAACTGATCGAAGGCGATGTAGCCGATGCCGAGCTGGTCAAGCGCGTCGCGGCCGGTTGCCAGGCGGTTGTTCACCTGGCGGCGGTGGCATCGGTGCAGGCGTCGGTCGAAGACCCGGTGAAAACCCATCAGAGCAACTTTATCGGCACCTTGAATGTCTGCGAGGCCATGCGCCTCAATGGCATCAAGCGTGTGCTGTTTGCCTCCAGCGCTGCGGTGTATGGCAACAATGGCGAAGGCCTGGCGATCGACGAAGACACGCCCAAGGCGCCGCTGACGCCCTATGCCGTGGACAAGCTCGCCAGCGAGCAATACCTGGACTTCTACCGCCGTGAGCACGGCCTGGAGCCGGTGGTGTTTCGCTTCTTCAATATCTTTGGCCCACGCCAGGATCCGTCTTCGCCGTATTCAGGCGTGATCAGCATCTTCTGCGAGCGTGCCCTGGGCGGGCAGCCGATTGCCCTGTTCGGTGATGGCGAGCAGACCCGCGACTTTGTCTACGTCGGGGATTTGATCAATGTGATGGTGCAGGCGCTGGCGTTGCAGCAGGTGCAGGAAGGGGCCGTGAACATTGGCCTGAGCCAGGCCACGTCACTTAACCAGTTGCTGGCAGCGCTGAAGTCGATACTGGGCGGGTTGCCGCCGATCAGCCATGGGCCTGCGCGGGCCGGGGATATCCGTCATTCGCGGGCCAACAACCAGCGCTTGCTGGCACGGTTCGACTTTGTTGAGCCGACCCCCTTTGCCCAGGGGCTGGCGCGGTTGCTGGGGCGTTGA
- a CDS encoding sugar nucleotide-binding protein — protein MRMRLMLLGGGNALGQALIRLGAEEDIGFLAPRPPDQGWDPASLTQLLDDTRPDALVNLAYYFDWFQAESVSEQRLALQERSVERLAELCQHHNIILVQPSSYRVFDGSRATAYSEKDEPVPLGLRGQALWRIEQSVRATCPQHVLLRFGWLLDESIDGVLGRFLTRAEQPQELLLADDRRGNPTPVDDAARVILSVLKQLDCAAPLWGTYHYAGNEATTPLGLGQAILSEASQLHKLAVTEPTAQAHAARSDASDEPQHAVLACKKILHTFGIKPRAWRAGLPPLLDRFYRHG, from the coding sequence ATGCGAATGCGCCTGATGCTGTTGGGTGGTGGAAATGCCCTCGGGCAAGCGCTGATTCGACTCGGGGCCGAGGAAGATATCGGCTTTCTGGCGCCGCGCCCGCCCGACCAGGGCTGGGACCCGGCCAGCCTGACCCAGTTGCTCGACGACACCCGCCCCGATGCCCTGGTGAACCTGGCCTATTACTTCGACTGGTTCCAGGCAGAGTCGGTCAGCGAACAGCGCCTGGCCCTGCAGGAGCGCTCGGTAGAGCGCCTGGCCGAGTTGTGTCAGCACCACAACATCATCCTGGTGCAGCCTTCGAGCTACCGGGTATTCGATGGCTCGCGCGCCACGGCGTATAGCGAAAAAGACGAACCGGTCCCCCTGGGCCTGCGTGGCCAGGCACTGTGGCGAATCGAGCAGAGCGTTCGCGCGACCTGTCCGCAACATGTACTGCTGCGCTTTGGCTGGCTGCTCGACGAGAGCATCGATGGTGTGCTCGGGCGCTTTCTGACCCGCGCCGAACAGCCCCAGGAGCTGCTGCTGGCCGATGACCGGCGCGGCAATCCGACCCCGGTGGACGACGCGGCGCGGGTGATTCTTTCGGTGCTTAAGCAACTCGATTGCGCCGCGCCGCTGTGGGGCACTTACCATTACGCCGGCAACGAGGCCACTACGCCGCTGGGGCTGGGGCAGGCGATCCTCAGCGAGGCGTCGCAACTGCACAAACTGGCCGTCACCGAGCCGACCGCACAGGCCCACGCCGCGCGCTCCGATGCCAGCGACGAGCCGCAGCATGCGGTGCTGGCCTGCAAGAAAATTCTGCATACTTTCGGTATCAAGCCGCGCGCCTGGCGTGCCGGCTTGCCGCCCCTACTGGATCGATTCTACCGTCATGGCTGA
- a CDS encoding TauD/TfdA family dioxygenase — protein MHNPDVAYLSFDTDQSRALDLASQDLADQGGPQASGVASNARIWAQRMSALLHVSQRATLQRFADGQLSVLFFSYLPCPGNDPVPMQLPELPALQQNFRCLYLAARSQLLLEMVRYRSFAFDIDNQGQQVRLVGNFKGGGHMPHPDEDRSVPVELSSHSGLRLGPHTEAPYHCSVIASEGHSPAPSALILTARWNPANEPTCIVPLQKIIERIGSLHALALTTPSFDFSRSDCFTAGHGAAGIASPMLQFDPNGGFALRYNSYRFSLNGQASEAAARAFDSFQSQVNQSIPLRFVLQPDSALLVNNSRALHGRDTLKDNRRLLIRLFGYSRFAQPIVITQDPFLVRG, from the coding sequence ATGCACAACCCGGACGTCGCGTACCTGAGTTTCGACACTGACCAATCCCGCGCACTGGACTTGGCCAGTCAGGACCTGGCCGACCAGGGCGGCCCGCAAGCCTCCGGCGTTGCCAGCAATGCACGAATCTGGGCGCAGCGCATGAGCGCGCTGCTGCATGTCAGCCAAAGAGCCACACTGCAGCGCTTTGCCGACGGCCAGCTCTCGGTACTGTTTTTCAGTTACCTGCCTTGCCCTGGCAACGATCCTGTCCCAATGCAGCTACCGGAACTGCCTGCCCTGCAGCAGAACTTTCGCTGTCTGTATCTGGCTGCCCGTAGTCAACTGTTGCTTGAAATGGTCCGGTATCGGTCATTCGCCTTCGACATAGACAACCAGGGCCAACAGGTGCGCCTGGTCGGCAATTTCAAGGGTGGCGGACATATGCCTCATCCCGATGAAGACCGTAGCGTACCGGTGGAACTCAGTTCCCATTCGGGGCTGCGCCTGGGCCCGCACACCGAAGCACCATACCATTGCTCGGTGATCGCCAGCGAAGGCCACTCCCCCGCCCCTTCGGCGTTGATACTCACCGCGCGCTGGAACCCGGCCAATGAACCCACCTGCATTGTTCCGCTGCAGAAAATCATTGAACGCATCGGCAGCCTGCACGCCCTTGCCCTGACCACACCGTCATTCGACTTCAGCCGCAGCGACTGCTTTACCGCAGGTCACGGAGCAGCAGGCATCGCCTCCCCGATGCTGCAGTTCGACCCTAATGGCGGCTTCGCCCTGCGCTACAACAGCTACCGTTTCTCGCTCAACGGGCAGGCCAGCGAAGCCGCGGCCCGGGCGTTCGACAGTTTTCAATCACAGGTGAACCAGTCGATTCCCTTGCGTTTTGTACTCCAGCCCGACTCGGCCCTGCTGGTGAACAATTCCCGCGCGCTGCACGGCCGAGACACGCTTAAGGACAACCGACGCCTGCTGATCCGCTTGTTCGGGTACTCCCGTTTCGCCCAACCGATCGTAATCACACAAGACCCGTTTCTGGTTCGCGGCTGA
- a CDS encoding TSUP family transporter, with translation MELDLTQLLTLTCVALAAGFFDAIAGGGGLITLPVLFVAGIDPLAAIATNKFQAASATVSATVAFARKGMIEWKSGLPMAALSCAGGALGALSVSLVPKGFLQACVPVLLVLVAAYFAFSPKPDEHPRKAKISISVFCLAVAPVIGFYDGVFGPGVGSFFMVACVILLGQPLLQAVCNSKLLNAACNLGALAVFSLSGAIVWPLALAMAGAAFVGAQLGARCAVHFGPRLIKPLLVCVCCFMALKLLLSAGNPLGEWLQQQFN, from the coding sequence ATGGAACTCGACCTCACCCAGTTACTGACGCTGACCTGCGTTGCACTGGCAGCCGGCTTTTTCGACGCCATTGCCGGCGGTGGTGGCCTGATCACCCTGCCGGTGCTGTTCGTTGCAGGCATCGACCCGCTGGCTGCAATCGCTACCAACAAGTTTCAGGCGGCCTCGGCCACGGTGTCAGCCACCGTAGCCTTTGCCCGCAAAGGCATGATCGAGTGGAAAAGCGGCCTGCCCATGGCCGCCCTGTCGTGCGCCGGTGGCGCCTTGGGGGCCCTGTCGGTGAGCCTGGTGCCCAAGGGGTTTCTGCAGGCCTGTGTGCCGGTGCTGCTGGTGCTGGTGGCCGCCTATTTCGCCTTCAGCCCCAAGCCGGACGAGCATCCGCGCAAGGCGAAGATTTCCATCAGCGTGTTCTGCCTGGCTGTCGCGCCTGTCATTGGCTTTTATGACGGTGTGTTCGGGCCAGGGGTAGGCTCGTTCTTCATGGTGGCCTGTGTCATCCTGCTCGGGCAGCCATTGCTGCAAGCGGTGTGCAACAGCAAACTGCTGAACGCCGCCTGCAACCTCGGTGCACTGGCGGTGTTTTCATTGAGCGGGGCGATTGTCTGGCCTCTTGCACTGGCGATGGCTGGTGCGGCGTTTGTCGGGGCGCAATTGGGTGCCCGATGCGCCGTGCATTTCGGTCCTAGACTGATCAAGCCATTGCTGGTTTGTGTGTGCTGCTTCATGGCCCTCAAGCTATTGCTCAGCGCCGGCAATCCACTGGGTGAATGGTTGCAACAACAGTTCAACTAG
- a CDS encoding alpha/beta hydrolase — MQLDTMSSIRSTWQYDEPSPGVEHFITESFDTYQQQARLLVPDVERAPPLFVVGGARSDFTRLNPLLYRLQTLGIGSLTANLSGHSLASEPGAFEPSLSTNREEALRFHQHIAPHCQTVVGHSLGASIALKLAAQQPAVDKLILICPAVYPDNAHDAPFGPAFKAAISKPYGFLDCDSFEFLRQFPGRVLLVMGEYDGLNSQAHGQGAGTSAGTLWLAGAQRYSPIPEEVTRALLKSVPPPHLECLLLSDCDHGIAAHLRETPGVADQVAQTVAEFVLDGK, encoded by the coding sequence ATGCAACTCGACACGATGTCATCCATACGCTCCACCTGGCAATACGATGAACCCAGTCCCGGGGTAGAACACTTCATCACCGAGTCCTTCGATACCTATCAGCAGCAGGCCCGGCTGCTGGTCCCCGACGTTGAGCGTGCACCGCCGCTGTTCGTCGTCGGCGGGGCCCGTTCGGACTTCACCCGCCTCAATCCCTTGCTCTACCGGCTACAGACGCTGGGTATCGGCTCGCTGACGGCCAATCTGTCGGGGCACAGCCTTGCCAGCGAGCCGGGTGCGTTCGAGCCTTCGCTGAGCACCAACCGCGAGGAAGCCTTGCGCTTTCATCAGCACATTGCACCCCATTGCCAGACCGTGGTCGGCCATAGCCTGGGGGCGTCCATTGCCTTGAAACTGGCCGCGCAACAGCCGGCTGTGGATAAGTTGATCCTCATCTGTCCTGCCGTGTATCCGGACAACGCTCACGATGCGCCCTTTGGCCCGGCCTTCAAGGCAGCGATCAGCAAGCCCTATGGCTTTCTGGACTGCGACAGCTTTGAATTTCTGCGCCAGTTCCCGGGGCGTGTGCTGTTAGTGATGGGTGAATATGACGGGCTGAACTCCCAGGCCCACGGCCAAGGTGCAGGAACGTCGGCCGGGACGCTGTGGCTGGCGGGTGCACAGCGCTATAGCCCGATTCCGGAAGAGGTCACTCGAGCGTTGCTCAAGTCGGTCCCGCCACCGCACCTGGAGTGTTTGTTGCTCTCGGACTGCGATCACGGCATCGCCGCGCATTTGCGTGAAACGCCCGGGGTAGCCGACCAGGTGGCGCAGACCGTTGCAGAGTTTGTCCTGGACGGTAAGTGA